The sequence below is a genomic window from Coffea arabica cultivar ET-39 chromosome 8e, Coffea Arabica ET-39 HiFi, whole genome shotgun sequence.
GGAGAAACAGACAGACAACACAGTAAGGaaatttataacatttatatgaGGTGTCAAATTTATTAATTTGCAAAACCACAATATACCACAAATTGAATCGTCTAAAGCCACACCACCAGAAGCCTATTTAGGAGATTTTAGTTTCTGATTACTGTATAACATCCATTCTGATCTCTGTAGTTGGTAACAAAGGACACAGAGccccagagagagagagagagagatgtatACAATTAAGCAAgaatatttttaagaaaaaatataactAGCAAAGATGAAAATTTGAGTTTGCAATTTCATGGGAGGAAGAAGGGGCCCCCGGaaagagagagggggggggcTTAAACTTTGATACTAACATCCTTCCCaatgataaaaacaaaaaaagcatCTGTATTTTCAACTAACAGAAATCAGAATGTCAAATGGCCCTACCACAAACCAACAGACATTACACAAAGACGGAAGGCCTGAAGAGTGGTTTAGCCAAGTAACATAATACCCATATAGTTTAAATTGTTTACAAGAACAAATAGTCAACAACTAAATTAAAGGGCCACCCAAAGCACCATGAAGAGGATAAACTAATCAAAGCAAAACCTGAAGCCCTGAAGTGTCACAGGGAGGGTAAACACGCCGAATGCGATCTGGAATTCCCCAAAGCTTTTCAATATGAGACTTTGTCCATGAAGAATTCACCATTGCAAGGTGTGCATATGAGCCAACAATGCCATACATCCAGCTAAAAAGCATGTAGTATATGACTTTGCAATGGGATAGAAAGGAACTGTTATCAAAGAAATTTAGAGGTGCTTCATGATCAAGATACAAGGATCCATGGATAACTTTCATAAACAAGACAGGAAAGATGTACAATTCAAACAAGATATGATCAAGGACAGAAAAAACATCGTAAACAATTGAAGTATGAACTCTCTAAAGGATCCACATGAAAACCAATATTCAAAACCTGGAGAGGCAAGAAAAAATTGAGACTTATCTCCAAACAATTCCGAAGGAGAATGAATGTCATTTTGGTTCTAGTGAAGACTAAAGCCACTAGTGTAATGAGCAAATTGGAATTCAATCTGATTCCAACaaattagaaaatgaaaaacaaaaattgtGTTTTCCTTCCTATCATTTTAATCTTTAGCTAAACGAAATAACTATAAAAAGGAGCAAGACAGATGACACACTTTTGACAAGATCAAGTTGAAAACTACAAGCAAATTACCTAAATATTTCTCAACAAGAACTACAACACATTTCAGTAGCAAATGCCTATCTTGTTATTCAAGAAccataaaagaaataaataataacaCCAAATCTCTTAATCAGATGTTTCATGTGCATGATAAATCACCATGCATACCTCTTAGCTATCAGTGTGTCATTATTGTACATAGAATTCCGTCCATGAACACGAGATAGCATGTCCAAACTGATAGTTGGATAATGTGTATAGCAAATCACTTTACATCCAAATACCCTGGCAACTGGATAAGTAAAGGCATAGCCACAGGTATCAAAATAATACAAAGGAGTAAACTTGCATAAAGCTTCCCATGAGAGGTAAACTGAACCAAGACTTTGTCCAATCATAGTGAACCGTGGATAGGTTGCTTCATCAACCCACTTCCTCTTGTAGAGATGCACCACCTAAAAAAGAACACTCCAGTCAATAACTAAATCCATTAAGAAATTATATCCTATAAAGGCTACAAAACCCCAAAAActatgggcctgtttggaaccctagttttttgggagtttgtctaaaactttactgtagtgcactgtagaagtttttgaaaaaattttgtagaagttttttgtaaagagaaaaattttgtagaagtttttgtagggttaaaaacttttttttcttttctttttttttttctttctttttctttttctttttctttctttcctttctcttttctttcttcttcttcttcttcttcttccccgttACCTCTGCCTCCAGCAGTGCCACCTCCCGCTACCCCCTGCTTTGCTTCTCCCCCTCTGCCCTGCCACCCCCTTCCTCCGCCACCCCCTCTGCCCGCCTTCCCCCTTCCCCCGCCATCCCCTCACCCCGCTTCCCCCTGCTTTCGGCCATCCCCTCTTCCCCCGCCACTCCCTCCCCCCTCCTTCCCCCTGCTTTGCTTCTCCCCCTCTGCCGGCTTTCTCCCTCCCCCCGCCACCCCCTTCCCTCTGCCCTCCCCTCTGCCCTTCCTCCgccaccccctccccccgcaACTTCCAACCAGGCCCACCTTCCCCCTCTACCCCGCCACCCTCACTGCCCCGCCACCCCCTCGCCACCTTCCCCCTCCTCCCGTCACCCCCTtggccccttccccctcccctatTCCCCTTCCCGTTTACCACCCCTGAATCCCGCCACccgttaattttttttttttgggcaaagcCCCCCTTTCCCTCTGTCCTCCCTTTCCCCGCCACCCTCACCCTCCCTCGGTGCGATCTGGTCTCGCGACCAGATCAGCcagaggggaaggggaagggtggTGGGGGAGAAGGGGGGGAGAcgcagagagaaaaaaaaacttgcgggggaagagggaaaaaagaaaaaaaaaggggagagggaaaaaggaaaaaaaaaattggcaccGGAAAAGGTGATCGGCACTGGAACCGGTGGCGGAGGTGGTGGCCGGTGACGGAGCAGTTGACGGAGGTAGTggtgggggaggaagaagaagaaaaggggaagggagttttttttttgtgttttggatattttaagtgtgtaggttaaaaaattttgataagtttttgaggttcctgtagcacaagttgttaaaaaactagtataataaaaacttggtaaaaacttggacttccaaacaAGCCCTATAATCTACAGGATCTCTCAGGTCTTAGGACTATACATTTTCTGAAGTATCAATTGCCCATTTAATGCCTAGTGCTCGTCCTTGGGCATGCAAATAAAGGACCATTACAGGGAAACAAAGAGCGTGaataataaatgaagaaaattgcagaatCAAAAGACACCTCTAGTTTATGTCAGACAAATAAACAACAGGGGGAATGCACAAGTGTTGGTTTCACTGGAAATTCATAAAAACGACCTAATCCTATTTCGAgggtatattttcttttatcgaAGCAGATCATCTACAGTTACCTTCCACCCTCCCGCCCCACCCCCCCCCTGGTTCCTTTTTTCATGtctccttttccattttctgcTTTGTCCCATAAATAGGATTGTTCTTTGATTTCTACTGCatctttaacccaaaaaaaaatcaaaatcaaaattttaactGCAAAATCTGTATATCTCACCAACATTTAAAGAAGCACATACATTTTTACGTAATATTAAAGATTTAAATCACTAATAGTCCCAAGAATAACGAAAAAGAAGGGAATACCAGTAGAAATATcttctcaagaaaataaaaaagaataaaactaaaatatgaaAGATAAGTTCCGCCAAGACCCAATTCACAAATTTGCCTATAAACCGAACACTTGTATCAGCTTTCTCCAACCCTAACCAGTACTAGTTACATAATTAAGCAACATTGATTCTTGCTTTcccaataacaaaaaaaaaaaaaaaaagacaacattgctctaaagaaaAGGGTACCTTAAGGGGGTGGAGTAATTGGACACCAAATCGTTTGAGAGCTCTATCAGCGAGGCTTTCAGGAGAGGCATCACGATAGTCTCCAGTGTAAATAACGCAGTCCAGATCGGGGTACTCTTCTTGGATAGCTTTGACGGCACACCAGAGAACTCTCTCTCCTCCGCCCCCGTCGTTGGTGAAAGGGTGGAAAAATCCGATGGCCTTCTTTCTATATCTCCGGCAACTGAAGATGGTCGATGCTAGTTTTAGAATTAAGGCCAGAATCGTGGAGATCGCAGCTATAGGAATCCAGAGAAGAATAGCGGTCGCCATTGTTGAGGGCTACTGTGTATAGTTTTCCATTCGTCGTCAGTGATTATTGAAACGTACTAGGTGGGTGTGCCAAAACTCTTCCATTTTGTGACGTGTCAGCAGCCTATTGGACAATTTGTGGTCATCCTTGCATGTGTTTCTGCTTCAAAAAATTGCTGAAGGCTAAAATTAATAAATGCTTTTTTATATTTGTGAGTGTTTGGATTGTTGAATTATTTCACAAAATATTTtgcttgtatcataaacacattttttaattcacttttttatatttttaaccacatttttatcTCGTATGCATTACATTACAAAAaatgttatagtaattatttcaaataatactctctATCCAAACATActgttatagtaattatttcaaataattgttCCCCTTCTTTTTTCCAAACCACCTAAAACCGCCGCGTGCTAGAAATCGTGTGCTTCTAtctttctcttctctctctctctctctctctcctctcagtcttttctgatttttttttgtcaaacgaTAATATCATTTATATCAATATTAACACTTGATAGTACAAGTATTAAGTACAAAAATGAGCCACTGTCTTCCTATCATTTTGTGCTAATTCTACTACCCACTGAGAAAAACTCTCTTCCTATATTACCTCATTTACTAGCTATGTTGCAAAATTTGCTAGTTTGTGATTGCATGTGTTTTCTTCCCTATAGATGAATGAGAATGCACATTTCAGAAATATCTGCTCCAAATCCAGAATGTTTTCTAAAATTGTTGCAATGGAGCTATCATTGGTGTCTTTGCCCTTAACGTTGTCTATCAGACTCTTGCAATCCGTTTGCACTATGATGTTACTCCATCCAGCTTCATGAGCCTTTAGTAAGGCCCATCTGACTTCCAGTGCTTCCTCTTCTAATGGTAAACTATTTTTTTGTTCTCCCTTTGCCCAAACCTTGATGACATTCCCTTGCCAGTCTCTTGTAATGATTCCTATTCCTATTCTTGCTTTGTGTGAGGAGATGGTTGCGTCCGTGTTGATTAGGAGTGAACCTGAGTTTGGTGAATTCCACTTCCTCTGAGCTTGGTATTGTGTTGTTTCTGTAATGttcaatcttttctttccttccatAGCTTCCTTGAACTCTGTCTAATGTTGTTGTGCCAGTTGTACAACATGCCATTCATCTTGTTTCTTGTCGTTGAACTGCATCATGTTTCTAGCTTTCCAGATTTGCCAGAGAAAGTTGATCGTTAACTCGACATGATCCTGTCTATTCAGCCTTTCTCTTGCTTGCAATATTCCTTCCCACCATCTCCAGAAATTTACGTGTAGGTCTATCGGACCATCATTTAACAGGAGCTAGCTTCCAGATTATTTGTGCACTGTTACAACTGAAGAATATATGTTCCACTGTTCCTGGCTCTTCCTCACAGCACTTATACCATATTTCTCCCTTTCTAGATCTGCTATGTATTTTTTCATTAATTGGCAGACTATGTGATAAGTATCTCCACATGAAGtgttttagtttatagtttataTTTAACCCCTATAGTGACTTCCAAACCTTTCCTTTAGTGCCATCCCAGCTTGTCTGTCCTGCATTCACCCTTCTCATATCAGTATGTTAGAGTATCAGACCAactatttgaaaaagaaaagaccaacaatttaatagaaaataatatcTAGCACGAACGATGAGTAACGCACAAGAATTAACGTGGTTCGACCACGGAGAGAAAAATTTGTTCTTACTATGAGAAAAAAATACCACAAGATTAtaacttgatttccaaatcccaACTCTTATATAACCCTCTCATCCATTAAGAACTCTCTCACTCCTTTCTTGTGTAACTTTGTAGTATGCCAAtctacctatttatagagaatattacttgaccaaaaaatcaaataacaattggaaCCTAATACTAATTCCTAAACTTATGCAGAATAGGATACAACATCTAAATTCTAAACTAAATAGGAGTTTTCTtgactactatttcaagtaactaaatccaATTAGAAAATTAGTTATTTCCCACATCAAATAGGGATCTTGACTAAAAGAAGTTAAGCCAATTTCTTAACAAATCTCCACTTTGGGGaatatttcttttagcaaacACAGCAAACCATCCAAAAAACTCCATTTGCCTGTTTCCACCAAATACCTTGGTGTCTAGCTACACACCCGAATCAAGATGGTTTTGtttcaattgattcaatcggcAAATGAACGTGTGTAGTTAACCGAGTCCAATATCTAGCTGACTTGCAAGAGGGGTCTCAATTCACCCTCTCCCATAGCAGGACTTTTCCTCTCACCACTATTTGTAATTTGAGAGCATTCCTGGATCCCCTTCCGCTCCCAATCCATTGAGGTATTCAAATGGTACAAATTACCATACTTCTTTCCAATCAACAAGACCATTTCGCCATGTGTGATTTTCAAGACTTCATCTGCAGCGAAAATATGGTAACTCTCGGAGTCTAACTGGCtcaaaaaaattagatttcttCGTAATTTTAGGACATAAGCCACACCACCCAAAGAACGAATCTCTCCatttaatattttgattttcaccATTCCAACACTTTTGACTTGACAAGTAGATCCATCACCCAAGGAAACAAAACCTGCCTtctttctttgaagagtatcAAAATAGTATAACCTGGACAAACATGTGAAACACACCCAAAATCTAAAATCCAACCATCATGAGAAGAAGTATTATTACCTTTGGACATTGTGAGAATATTTCCACCCGATACATATCCAGCAATACCATCATAgttgttttcatcatttttcttttgataagcGCAATATCTTTTGATATAGCCAAattcatgacaaccaaaataCTGGACTCCACCCTTTCTCTTGACCTTTGAATCACCTGCCTTAGATTCACCGCCAAAttgttttcctcttttattctcacctTGAGCAATTAACGCAGCTTCTTGTGTCACATCctagtttgtttttctttgtttttcatgATCCAACAAAGAAGACTGTACATTCTTGAACTCTAAAGTGTCCTTCCCATACAACAGGGTTGTCACGACACTTTCGTAAGAATCAGAGACTGAGGTAAAAAGTAAAAGGGTCTTATCTTCTTCCTCAATATCCACGCCAACCTTTTGGAGTTGGTCCAAAATTTCGTTGAAAGTATTCATGTGATCCATGAGACTGCCACCCTTCTCCATCTTTAGTGCATAAAGTTGCCGCTTTAGATGCAACTTATTGGATAAGCTTTTAGCCAAATAaagctttttcaatttttttcagaGATCGGCTGCAGAATCTTCCTTATCTATCACATTATTTATGATGTTATCTACCACATAGAACCGAATCGTGCTCGCACACCTTGCGTCCAACTCCTCAAACTCATCATCTTTCATGCTCTTTAGTTTCTTGTTCTTTCCATTCAACACTTTTGCCAAATCTTGTTGAACTAGAACATCCTTCACTCTTCTTTGCCAAAGAGTGAAACTTGTAGTTCCATTAAATAgttgaattgaaaaatgtatagTTTCAAACCCCATGGTATACTACCACTCActcaatttcaaataattaaccaaaattccaatgaaactctgataccacttgttagggtaTCAGACCAactatttaaaaaagaaaagaccaacaatttaatagaaaataatatcTAGCATGAACGATGAGCAACGCACAAGAATTAACGTGGTTTGGTTTAATCACCAACCCTACGTCCACGGAGAAAAAAACTTGTTCTTATTATGAAAGAAAAACATCACAAGATTACAACTTGATTCCTAAGTCTCAACTCTTGTATCACCCTCTCACCCACTAAGAACTCTCTCACTCCTTTCTTGTGTATCTTTGTAGTATGCCAATctatctatttatagagaatattacttggccaaaaaatcaaataacaattggaaTCCAATACTAATTCCTAGACTTATACAAAATAGGAAATAACATCTAAATTCTAAACCAAATAGGAGTTTCCTtgactactatttcaagtaactaaatccaattagaaaactagttacttctCATATCAAATAGGAATcttgactaaaagaaattaagccaattttctAACACGGTATTGTGGTTTAATTGCTTTGCTAGTGCATGTCTTGATTTGACAGTATATACcctagattttgaaaattttcacacccATTGTCCTTCATCTGGTATATGCTAAGGGGGATACTTGTTATTTTATCAGTTTTGTGTGGGCTGAAGAATTCTGATAGCAACCTTCTATTTCACCTTCCTTCTTCTAGCAGCTCACTTACCCACTGTATACGGGTATTATTTTTCCCTGAGATATTCCCTTCTACTCCTGTAACCCATTTATCACTCCATTTCTCAATTCTCCTTATATCTCCAACTCTTCACCACATCCCTTTTCATGTCAGATGTCTTCAACTTGCTATACTTTTCCAAACCCAAGATGTTGTTTTGGGTGTTCTCTTTTCCAATCTGTCATTCCCCTAATATATTTTGCTTTCACCACTCTGCTGACTGTTAGGTTAGGATGGCTTATAAGTCTCTACAACTATTTGACTAGAAGAGTTGTATTGAAATGTTCCAACTCTCTGAATCCCATTCCTCCTTCTTCTTTTGTATCCGTCAGTTTGTTCCATCTTACCCAATGCATTCTCCTCTCCTGGTCATTTCCACTCCACCAGAATGATACAATTTTCTTGCAGATCTGCTTGCATAATCCTTTTGGTAACTTGAAACAAGACATGATATAATTAGGTAGGGctatcaagacagattttaatTAAAATCTCCTTGCCAGCTAAACCCAAAAGTCTATTTTTCCAACACTGGAGTTTGCTGTTGATGCTGCTCTTGACATAGCCAAAAACTTGGTTCTTGGTTTTGCCAATGACCATTGGCAACCCAAGATATTTGCCACTGGTAGCCTCCTTCATAATTCCTAGTTTTCTACACACTTCAATCCCTGTTTCTGTTGGGATGTTTCTACTGCAGAATACAGcagatttttcaaagttgactttttgaCTAGAGGTTACTTCATATTGGCTCAGAATTTCTTTGATTACTCCAACATTTTTAAGACTGGCTTTACAACATAAAAGGGAGGCATCATTTACAAAAAATAGGTGAGACATAACAGGACCATTTCTACTTATGCTAATTCCTGCgattcctctctctctctgattCCCCTATCTATCATGTTAGAAAATCCCTCAGCATAAATCAAAAATAGATACGGGGATAAAGGATCTCTTTGTCTAATAAAGAAGAGTCATGTGGTTAGAGA
It includes:
- the LOC113722491 gene encoding GDP-Man:Man(3)GlcNAc(2)-PP-Dol alpha-1,2-mannosyltransferase-like, encoding MATAILLWIPIAAISTILALILKLASTIFSCRRYRKKAIGFFHPFTNDGGGGERVLWCAVKAIQEEYPDLDCVIYTGDYRDASPESLADRALKRFGVQLLHPLKVVHLYKRKWVDEATYPRFTMIGQSLGSVYLSWEALCKFTPLYYFDTCGYAFTYPVARVFGCKVICYTHYPTISLDMLSRVHGRNSMYNNDTLIAKSSFLSHCKVIYYMLFSWMYGIVGSYAHLAMVNSSWTKSHIEKLWGIPDRIRRVYPPCDTSGLQALPLERPMTPPKIISVSQFRPEKAHPIQLEAFAVAITKLDLNLPRPKLQLVGSCRNEADERRLQELQDLAVELKVADDVEFHKNVMYSDLVKLLGGAVAGIHSMIDEHFGICVVEYMGAGAVPIAHNSAGPKMDIVSAEDGEQTGFLAENVQEYAEAICKVIVMPESKRCVMAAAARRRASRFSEDRFFEDFRAAIRPILCKTSR